CCGCCGGAGCCGGGTCCGACGATTTGCCGCAGCCGGACAGCAGAGCAATAACAATCGAAGCCGTAAGCAGGGAGGCAGCAGCCCTCTTTATGATCGTTTCTCTCATACCCACCGAATCCTCCTTGGAAATTGACTCGTTTTCACTCGTGTTGGCCTTTTTACCGCTTCAAGGTTATTGCCGTCCCCACCTCGCTTAATAACTGTTATAATAGGTAACATTAAAAACAAAAGTCTCGTCTATATGTTCATTCTATGTAAATAAACATTACGTGTAAATAACGTCATTTGGGTGACAGCATTCAAAAAATGGATGTAAGTGTACTATTTAAAAGCAATATGTGTTAGTATGATGTTAACTGAGGAGGGATCGGTATGACGATGGATCAGATTTTGACATTTTTGGCGGTCTATCAAACGGGGAGCTTCCAAAAAGCGGCCGAGCAGCTGTTTTTGCCGCAGTCGACCGTCTCCAACCGCATCAAGCAGCTCGAGCGCGAGCTGAACAAGCCGCTGTTCGTCCGCAGCAAGTCCGGCATTTTGCTGACCGATGAAGGAACCGTTTTTCTTCCGTTTGCGCAAAATGCCGCCAAATCGATCGAGGAAGGCCGGCTCGCCGTCGTCCGGCTGAAGCGCGGGCTGTCCGGCATGCTGACGGTTGGCTGCAACAATTCGTTCGCTGATTCGTTTCTGCCCCGTATGCTGAAGGATTTCAGCGTCCGCTTCCCCGACGTGTCGGTTCGCGTACACGGCATGACGACCCGCGAGCAGATCCGCAAGCTGAACAACAACGAGCTGCGGCTCTGTATCAGCAAATATTCGCTGAACGTGCCGGCGCTTATCTTTGAACAAATTTTTCAGGAGGACGTGCGTCTGATCGTTTCCCGCCGTCATCCGCTGGCGGAGCGGCGTTTCGTTACCGTGGAGCAAATCGTTGCCGAGCCCTTCATCTCCAACGAGCCCGATACGCTTTACCGGAAAACGCTGGAGCTTACGCTCAGCCAACTGAACCTGAGCCACGAAATCAAGATGGAGAGTAACAACCTGTCGCTGATCAAGCATTGGATCAAGGAGGGCAGCGGCGTGTTCCTGTCGGGGGCGCTGCTGTTCCGAGAAGACCTGATGCGCGGAGATTTGGCGGCGGTGCCGATCGAACGGAATCCGTTTCCGCCGGACAAAGTGTTTCTGATTTATAAGGAAGGCAATTTGGATCGCCTGGAGCAGCTCTTCGTCCGGCATCTCGCACGGATGATGCCCATTGAAGCGGAAGGGATGCTGCCGCCGGTCATCGGGGAGAGCGAGACGCGGCGGGCATGATCGGCTGACTGTGCCGGGGCTTGCAGCGACTTCGCCGTCCGCTCCGCCGATTCCCGCGGGGTCGCGCTCAGCACGACGCGGCGCAGGGTGCGGCGGGCCTCGTTCAAAGGGCGGCATTGTTTTATCGTCCGGGCGGATATGCTATAACTAAACGGGAAGGCATATCTGCGGCGGGCGGACCGGATGCGGTCCGTCCCCGGCTTCGGGGAGTGGAAAGCGGTGAACGACGAGCATCTGGCATTACATACCGATAAATATCAGCTCAATATGATGTACGCCCACTGGGTGCAGGGGACGCTCAACCGGAAGGCGGTGTTCGAGGCGTTCTTCCGCAAGCTGCCGTTCGGCAACGGGTATGCGGTGTTCGCCGGCCTGGAACGGGTCGTCCGCTACATCCGCGGGTTATCTTTTACCGATGATGAGATCGAATTTTTGAAGCATCAGGAAGAGCATTACGACGAGGGTTTCTTGCGGGAGCTGCGGTCGTTCAAGTTTACGGGCGATCTGTACGCCGTTCCCGAAGGTACGGCCGTTTTTCCCGGGGAGCCCCTGATCCGGGTCGAGGCGCGCATTTTCGAGGCGCAGCTCATCGAGACAGCGCTGCTCAACTTTATCAATTATCAGACGCTGGTCGCCACGAAGGCGTCCCGGATTAAACGCGCCGCACCCGGGGATATTTTGCTGGAATTCGGGACGCGAAGGGCGCAGGAAGCCGACGCGGCCGTATGGGGAGCGCGGGCGGCGTATATTGCCGGGTTCGACGGGACATCCAACGTTAGAGCGGGTATGATGTTCGGCATTCCGACACGAGGAACCCACGCTCATTCCTGGAT
This genomic window from Paenibacillus humicola contains:
- a CDS encoding LysR family transcriptional regulator, with the translated sequence MTMDQILTFLAVYQTGSFQKAAEQLFLPQSTVSNRIKQLERELNKPLFVRSKSGILLTDEGTVFLPFAQNAAKSIEEGRLAVVRLKRGLSGMLTVGCNNSFADSFLPRMLKDFSVRFPDVSVRVHGMTTREQIRKLNNNELRLCISKYSLNVPALIFEQIFQEDVRLIVSRRHPLAERRFVTVEQIVAEPFISNEPDTLYRKTLELTLSQLNLSHEIKMESNNLSLIKHWIKEGSGVFLSGALLFREDLMRGDLAAVPIERNPFPPDKVFLIYKEGNLDRLEQLFVRHLARMMPIEAEGMLPPVIGESETRRA